A region from the Paenibacillus humicola genome encodes:
- the crcB gene encoding fluoride efflux transporter CrcB — protein MIWLIGLGGIAGTFSRFYLGRWLASGGKAAGFPWGTWVINITGSFILGALFSLHAQHEISDTLWLVAGTGFCGAYTTFSTFGFETCLLALNGEKGKAGVYAASSVLLGLLFAYLGMELFSSFA, from the coding sequence ATGATCTGGCTTATCGGTCTCGGCGGTATCGCGGGAACGTTTTCCCGTTTTTACCTCGGCAGATGGCTCGCTTCCGGAGGGAAAGCCGCCGGATTTCCGTGGGGCACCTGGGTGATTAACATCACCGGTTCTTTTATTCTGGGGGCGCTGTTCTCGCTGCATGCGCAGCATGAGATATCCGATACGCTGTGGCTGGTCGCCGGAACGGGATTTTGCGGAGCCTATACGACCTTCTCCACCTTCGGCTTCGAAACGTGCCTGCTGGCGCTAAATGGGGAAAAGGGAAAAGCCGGGGTTTACGCCGCGTCTTCCGTCCTGCTCGGGCTGCTGTTCGCCTATCTGGGCATGGAGCTCTTCTCGTCGTTCGCTTAA
- a CDS encoding cupin domain-containing protein, with translation MRQTEAKIWRFQDDGTIPNSGLPVVLYPGALTEEAESIERIFNLNNWRNSWTNGIYSFHHYHSDAHEVLGIVRGYAVVQLGGERGETVKLQKGDVVILPAGTGHKRLSASGDLLVAGAYPDGMSCNLRKGAEGERPRALEEIRAVPLPSTDPVYGRNGPLMRLWTTQELASF, from the coding sequence ATGCGGCAAACGGAGGCGAAAATCTGGAGATTCCAGGATGACGGGACAATTCCGAACAGCGGGCTGCCCGTCGTGCTTTACCCTGGCGCTTTGACGGAGGAAGCGGAGTCGATCGAGCGCATCTTTAACCTGAATAACTGGCGGAACAGCTGGACGAACGGCATTTATTCCTTTCATCATTACCACAGCGATGCGCATGAGGTACTTGGCATCGTACGCGGATATGCCGTCGTTCAACTCGGCGGGGAGCGGGGCGAGACGGTGAAGCTGCAAAAGGGCGACGTCGTCATCCTGCCCGCGGGGACGGGGCATAAAAGGCTGTCCGCGAGCGGCGATTTGCTCGTGGCCGGCGCCTATCCGGACGGCATGAGCTGCAATCTGCGCAAGGGAGCGGAAGGCGAGCGGCCGCGCGCGCTGGAGGAAATCCGGGCGGTTCCGCTGCCTTCGACCGATCCGGTTTACGGACGGAACGGGCCGCTGATGCGGCTCTGGACAACACAGGAACTAGCAAGCTTTTAA
- a CDS encoding aldo/keto reductase — protein MRTIKLGVSELEVPVIAVGCMRINSLDKAGAERFVQTSLEQGANFFDHADIYGGGTCEEIFADAIHMNADIRENIILQSKCGIRKGMFDFSKDHILSSVDGILKRLKTDYLDILLLHRPDALVEPDEVAEAFDTLHSSGKVRHFGVSNQNPMQMELLKKSVKQPIVANQLQLSITNATMISSGINVNMENASAVGRDGSVLDYCRLNDITIQPWSPFQFGFFEGVFLDNPKFPELNKKINEVAEKYSVTNTTIAIAWLLRHPAQMQPVTGTMNLERLKDCCKAADIRLTREEWYEIYRAAGNVLP, from the coding sequence TTGAGAACGATCAAGCTCGGAGTCAGCGAACTGGAGGTTCCGGTGATCGCGGTCGGCTGCATGCGTATTAATTCGCTCGATAAGGCCGGGGCGGAACGCTTTGTGCAGACGTCACTGGAGCAGGGCGCGAACTTTTTCGATCATGCCGATATTTACGGCGGCGGCACCTGCGAGGAAATTTTTGCGGATGCTATTCATATGAACGCGGATATCCGCGAGAACATTATTTTGCAGTCCAAATGCGGCATACGCAAAGGGATGTTCGATTTTTCCAAGGACCATATCCTGTCGTCGGTCGACGGCATCCTGAAGCGGCTGAAAACCGATTACCTCGATATTCTGCTGCTGCACCGTCCGGATGCGCTCGTCGAGCCCGACGAAGTGGCGGAAGCGTTCGACACCCTGCACAGCTCGGGCAAGGTGCGCCATTTCGGCGTGTCCAACCAAAACCCGATGCAGATGGAGCTTCTGAAGAAATCGGTGAAGCAGCCGATCGTCGCCAATCAGCTGCAGCTCAGCATCACGAATGCCACGATGATCTCAAGCGGCATTAACGTGAATATGGAGAACGCCTCGGCCGTAGGCCGGGACGGCAGCGTGCTCGATTACTGCCGCCTGAACGATATTACGATCCAGCCGTGGTCGCCGTTCCAGTTCGGCTTCTTCGAGGGCGTGTTCCTCGACAATCCGAAATTCCCGGAGCTTAACAAGAAGATCAACGAAGTGGCGGAGAAATACAGCGTGACCAACACGACGATCGCAATCGCGTGGCTTCTGCGCCATCCGGCCCAAATGCAGCCGGTCACCGGCACGATGAACCTCGAGCGTCTGAAGGACTGCTGCAAAGCGGCCGACATTCGCCTGACCCGCGAAGAATGGTACGAAATTTACCGCGCTGCGGGCAACGTGCTGCCGTAA
- a CDS encoding Gfo/Idh/MocA family protein: MAEQEQRIIRWGILGLGGISNSFTGELVNAPGAKVCAAAARSKEKAEAFAAKFGIPRAYGSYEELAQDPEIDIVYVGTVHPTHKDSVLACLRGGKAVLCEKPFTMNADEAREIADEAKARGLFVMEAMWTRFLPAIVKVREWLAEGRIGEVKLLKAEFGFDAGWNPEGRLLNKELGGGTLLDAGIYPVSFASMVFGAQPVWIVSSAHIGETGVDEQYSVIFDYEGGGRAALHGAVRLQMVNDAWLYGTKGKIHVPDFLAAKTATLHVHNEEPVTFRDDRTFRGQNFQALEAMECLRTGAAESPVMPIGETVAIMGTLDAIRAQWNLTY, translated from the coding sequence ATGGCGGAACAGGAACAACGCATCATTCGCTGGGGCATATTGGGGCTCGGCGGCATATCGAACAGCTTTACGGGCGAGCTTGTAAACGCTCCCGGCGCCAAGGTGTGCGCCGCGGCGGCGCGGTCCAAGGAAAAAGCGGAGGCGTTTGCGGCCAAATTCGGCATTCCGCGGGCTTACGGCAGCTACGAGGAGCTGGCGCAGGATCCGGAAATCGATATCGTCTACGTCGGCACCGTTCATCCGACTCATAAAGACAGCGTGCTGGCCTGCCTGCGCGGCGGCAAAGCCGTGCTGTGCGAAAAGCCGTTTACGATGAATGCGGACGAAGCGCGGGAAATCGCGGACGAGGCCAAAGCGCGCGGCCTGTTCGTGATGGAGGCGATGTGGACCCGGTTTCTGCCGGCGATCGTCAAGGTCAGGGAATGGCTGGCGGAAGGGCGGATCGGCGAGGTCAAGCTGCTCAAAGCCGAGTTCGGCTTCGATGCCGGCTGGAATCCGGAAGGCCGCCTGCTGAACAAGGAGCTCGGCGGCGGCACGCTGCTCGATGCCGGCATTTATCCGGTTTCGTTCGCTTCGATGGTGTTCGGGGCGCAGCCGGTGTGGATCGTCAGCTCCGCCCATATCGGGGAAACCGGCGTGGACGAGCAGTATTCGGTCATTTTCGACTACGAAGGCGGCGGGAGGGCCGCGCTGCATGGCGCCGTCCGGCTGCAGATGGTCAACGACGCCTGGTTGTACGGCACGAAGGGCAAAATTCATGTGCCCGACTTTTTGGCGGCGAAGACGGCGACGCTTCACGTGCACAACGAGGAACCCGTCACGTTCCGGGATGACCGGACGTTCCGTGGGCAAAATTTCCAGGCGCTCGAAGCGATGGAATGCCTGCGCACGGGGGCGGCGGAGAGCCCGGTCATGCCGATCGGCGAGACGGTCGCGATTATGGGCACGCTGGACGCGATCCGAGCCCAGTGGAACCTGACGTATTGA
- a CDS encoding fatty acid desaturase, giving the protein MSDCLKNKGWRKLISPYEKSCLKRSVWQISSTFAFFFLSWFAAYWSLSVSYWLTLILSIVSGGFLVRIFIIFHDCCHGSLFSNRIANEVIGTVSGILTCCPFYQWRHSHSIHHATNGNLDRRGTGDIWTLTVQEYLALPPIKRLGYRLYRNPLILFGLGPVYVFLIQYRFNRSQARMKERLNTYAVNAGILFLAGTLCWAIGWKAFVLVQGPAFLFSGLAGFWLFYVQHQFEHTYFEKNEDWDHVDAALAGSSFYKLPRILHWFTGNVGYHHIHHLSPRVPNYYLERAHEENTMLQSAYPITLRSSFRSIRYRIWDENRKKLMGFGYIKRFKMKNESI; this is encoded by the coding sequence ATGAGCGATTGCTTAAAAAATAAAGGCTGGCGAAAATTGATCTCTCCTTACGAGAAATCGTGCCTCAAGCGGAGCGTCTGGCAAATATCCAGCACCTTTGCCTTCTTCTTTCTTTCCTGGTTCGCCGCCTATTGGAGTCTTTCCGTTTCCTACTGGCTTACGCTTATATTGTCCATCGTATCCGGCGGCTTCTTGGTCCGGATCTTTATTATTTTCCATGACTGCTGCCACGGCTCCTTGTTCTCGAATCGGATCGCGAACGAGGTGATCGGCACCGTTTCGGGCATATTGACCTGTTGTCCGTTCTACCAGTGGAGGCACAGCCATTCCATCCATCACGCCACCAACGGCAACCTGGACCGGAGGGGGACAGGCGACATTTGGACCTTGACCGTTCAGGAATATTTGGCTTTGCCGCCGATCAAACGGCTGGGCTACCGGCTGTACCGGAACCCGCTCATTCTGTTCGGACTGGGTCCGGTGTACGTCTTCTTGATTCAATACCGGTTCAATCGGAGCCAAGCCCGGATGAAAGAACGTCTGAATACGTATGCCGTGAACGCCGGCATTCTTTTCCTTGCCGGAACGTTATGCTGGGCAATCGGCTGGAAAGCGTTCGTATTGGTTCAGGGACCTGCCTTTCTGTTCTCCGGGCTGGCCGGCTTCTGGCTGTTCTACGTTCAGCACCAATTCGAGCATACGTATTTTGAAAAAAACGAAGACTGGGACCACGTTGATGCAGCTCTTGCAGGGAGCTCCTTCTACAAGCTTCCGCGCATTCTGCATTGGTTTACCGGGAACGTCGGCTATCATCATATTCATCACCTCAGCCCCCGCGTCCCGAACTACTATCTGGAACGGGCTCACGAGGAGAATACGATGCTCCAAAGCGCGTATCCCATCACCTTGCGGTCCAGTTTTCGATCGATTCGTTACCGGATTTGGGATGAGAACCGGAAGAAGCTGATGGGCTTCGGCTACATTAAACGATTCAAAATGAAAAACGAGAGTATCTGA
- a CDS encoding helix-turn-helix domain-containing protein, whose protein sequence is MELGKRIRLIRKEQKRTQEEIAKMCGFTKSMLSKIESGGAMPAVSTLMKIAEALGVKVSDLLEEQSSNDTVMVSAGQYEDISKWIKTNKGYSFFAFASTRHNKIMQPYIFVARRGEINAHTFSHAGEEFIYVISGTMRYKVGNTEYEMNAGDSLYFNSLQEHMVVPLSEEVKYLAVFTEHQFKSGDEPT, encoded by the coding sequence ATGGAATTAGGGAAACGAATCCGGCTGATCCGCAAGGAACAGAAGCGAACCCAGGAAGAAATCGCGAAAATGTGCGGGTTCACGAAAAGCATGCTGTCCAAAATCGAAAGCGGCGGCGCGATGCCCGCGGTCTCCACGCTCATGAAAATCGCGGAAGCGCTCGGCGTGAAGGTCTCGGATCTCCTGGAGGAGCAGTCCAGCAACGATACTGTGATGGTTTCGGCGGGGCAGTACGAGGATATTTCAAAATGGATCAAGACGAACAAAGGCTACTCGTTCTTCGCCTTCGCTTCGACCCGTCACAATAAAATCATGCAGCCTTACATTTTCGTGGCCCGCCGCGGCGAAATCAACGCGCATACCTTCTCTCACGCGGGCGAGGAATTCATTTATGTCATCTCCGGCACGATGCGCTACAAGGTAGGCAATACCGAATATGAGATGAACGCGGGCGACAGCCTGTATTTCAACTCCCTGCAGGAGCACATGGTCGTCCCGCTGTCGGAAGAAGTGAAATATTTGGCCGTCTTCACCGAGCATCAGTTCAAATCCGGCGACGAGCCGACGTAA
- a CDS encoding Gfo/Idh/MocA family protein, whose product MRKFKVGLIGAGGVTELHLEGYKAHPERVEVAAICDLNAEALTRKADQYGIPLRFSDLNDFIRESGVDAAVVCTPTSIRKQVVFPLLDARLPLFVEKPFSDTLSDAIDITEKAAGLKVPVSVNQNFRRHFTFDVVKGIVAEGQIGKVTQIIFNNLFFRQDTGWRLQCERHALSVMGIHWFDGFRQILGSEAVSVTSLMSSSSAVECAGETDATVQVAFENGAFATYVQSFSSAHPRTEMIVIGETGTLVCGHRSVELFRKGQKAPERTWSNDISREIATFEGLNHLLTSLETGAEAPNSARDNLKTVAILDAAYRSAEEKRTVTLDHGVLV is encoded by the coding sequence ATGAGGAAATTCAAAGTAGGTCTTATCGGCGCCGGCGGCGTGACGGAGCTCCATTTGGAAGGGTATAAGGCACATCCGGAGCGGGTGGAAGTGGCCGCGATTTGCGATTTGAACGCGGAGGCGCTAACGCGCAAGGCGGATCAATACGGCATCCCGCTGCGCTTCTCCGATCTGAACGATTTTATCCGGGAAAGCGGCGTCGACGCCGCTGTCGTCTGCACGCCGACGTCCATCCGCAAGCAGGTGGTGTTTCCGCTGCTGGACGCGCGCCTTCCGCTGTTCGTCGAGAAGCCGTTCTCCGATACGCTGAGCGACGCGATCGATATTACCGAGAAGGCGGCCGGACTGAAGGTGCCGGTATCCGTGAACCAGAACTTCCGCCGGCATTTTACGTTCGACGTTGTGAAGGGCATCGTGGCGGAAGGGCAGATCGGCAAGGTGACCCAAATTATTTTCAACAACCTCTTCTTCCGTCAGGACACCGGCTGGCGCCTGCAGTGCGAGCGTCACGCGCTCTCGGTCATGGGGATTCACTGGTTTGACGGCTTCCGGCAAATTCTCGGCTCGGAGGCGGTTTCGGTGACGAGCCTGATGAGCTCCTCTTCGGCGGTCGAATGCGCCGGGGAAACGGATGCCACCGTACAGGTCGCGTTCGAGAACGGCGCGTTCGCCACGTATGTGCAAAGCTTCTCGTCGGCCCATCCGCGTACGGAAATGATTGTCATCGGCGAAACCGGCACGCTTGTCTGCGGCCACCGCTCCGTGGAGCTGTTCCGCAAAGGGCAGAAAGCGCCGGAACGGACGTGGAGCAACGACATCTCCCGGGAAATCGCCACGTTCGAAGGCCTCAATCATCTGCTGACGTCGCTCGAAACCGGAGCTGAAGCGCCCAACAGCGCCCGGGACAATCTGAAGACGGTCGCGATTCTCGATGCCGCCTACCGTTCGGCCGAGGAGAAGCGCACCGTTACGCTTGACCATGGAGTGCTCGTATGA
- a CDS encoding GyrI-like domain-containing protein: MFAEPAVVKRDSFMVAGVAYEATLPQIEEQELGKKAYDRVLACRDTLSHRVSDAVLLIQVYPMKPGFNPHTVAFTQLIGYQVAEHSTLPEGLTLRSFPASDYLAYTHRGPESQLGTSYDKLYGEWMRQQARRPAGFDIEVWDERYRPEEPDNEIDLFVALAET, encoded by the coding sequence ATGTTTGCAGAACCTGCCGTGGTTAAGAGAGATTCGTTCATGGTGGCGGGTGTTGCTTATGAGGCGACGCTGCCGCAGATCGAGGAACAAGAGCTGGGCAAGAAGGCGTATGACCGCGTATTGGCTTGCCGGGACACGCTATCGCATCGGGTATCGGACGCGGTCCTGCTTATCCAGGTTTATCCGATGAAGCCGGGATTTAATCCGCATACGGTTGCCTTTACCCAGCTGATCGGGTACCAGGTTGCGGAGCATTCGACATTGCCGGAAGGCCTCACGTTACGGTCGTTCCCGGCCAGCGATTATTTGGCGTATACGCACAGGGGCCCTGAATCCCAGCTTGGCACGTCTTACGATAAGCTGTACGGGGAATGGATGCGGCAGCAGGCGCGGCGGCCGGCCGGTTTCGATATCGAAGTCTGGGACGAGCGCTACCGGCCGGAGGAGCCGGACAACGAAATCGACTTGTTCGTCGCTTTGGCGGAAACGTAA
- a CDS encoding cold-shock protein, giving the protein MQTGTVKWFNNEKGFGFIEVEGGNDVFVHYSAIEGEGFKSLDEGQRVQFNVVQGNRGPQAENVTKID; this is encoded by the coding sequence GTGCAAACAGGTACAGTAAAATGGTTCAATAACGAAAAAGGCTTTGGGTTTATCGAGGTTGAAGGCGGCAATGACGTCTTCGTCCACTACAGCGCAATCGAGGGCGAAGGATTCAAATCGCTCGATGAAGGCCAGCGGGTGCAGTTTAACGTGGTGCAGGGCAATCGCGGACCGCAGGCCGAGAACGTCACCAAAATCGATTGA
- the crcB gene encoding fluoride efflux transporter CrcB, translated as MNVAALAAGGFIGTVLRYALGEAIPSASNGFPLGTLIINLLGCLFLGWLFTVTAERWRLRPEIRLGLGTGMTGAFTTFSTFSVQTAGLLQQGEWAAAVLYVLASIAGGLLLTYAGIRLARPRRKEGTA; from the coding sequence ATGAATGTGGCTGCGCTTGCGGCCGGCGGCTTTATCGGAACCGTGCTGCGGTATGCGCTCGGCGAAGCGATTCCCTCGGCTTCGAACGGTTTCCCGCTTGGCACGCTGATCATTAATTTATTGGGCTGTCTGTTTCTGGGGTGGTTGTTCACCGTAACGGCGGAGCGGTGGCGGCTCCGTCCGGAAATCCGGCTCGGACTCGGAACCGGCATGACGGGAGCTTTCACCACGTTCTCCACATTCTCGGTCCAGACGGCCGGCCTGCTGCAGCAGGGAGAATGGGCTGCCGCCGTGTTATACGTGCTGGCCAGCATCGCCGGCGGGCTGCTGCTGACGTACGCCGGCATCCGGCTTGCCCGGCCGCGAAGGAAGGAGGGAACGGCATGA
- a CDS encoding Tm-1-like ATP-binding domain-containing protein translates to MQRTIGMIGAMDTKGAEFAFLKGEIERKGFRVRVFDTGVIGEPGLAPDIGRETIAEAGGASLAELVAQGDRGKAMLAMAAGAAKVVPEAVHRGEIDGLIGMGGTAGTAVASSAMRALPVGFPKLIVSTVAAGDTRGYIGTKDIVMMPAVVDVAGVNRISRQIFSRAAGAICGMAEADAAGGRDKRLIAASMFGNTTSCVERARSRLEGEDTEVLVFHCTGVGGQTLESLVEGGYISGVLDITTTEWADEIAGGVFAAGRERGDAAARRGIPQVIVPGCVDMVNFHARETVPERYADRNLYVWNSNITLMRTTAEENARIGAILAEKANASVGPVAFLLPLGGVSLLDSPGQPFWDPAADRACFDAIKRHVKSGIPVHEMDCNINDPAFADRAAELLLAMLSGRPQA, encoded by the coding sequence ATGCAGCGGACGATCGGGATGATCGGGGCGATGGATACGAAAGGCGCAGAGTTCGCCTTCCTGAAGGGCGAGATCGAACGGAAAGGCTTCCGCGTCCGCGTGTTCGATACGGGCGTGATCGGCGAGCCGGGGCTGGCGCCCGACATCGGCCGCGAGACGATCGCCGAAGCGGGAGGCGCCAGCCTCGCGGAGCTGGTTGCGCAGGGCGACCGCGGGAAGGCGATGCTTGCGATGGCGGCGGGAGCCGCCAAGGTCGTGCCGGAAGCGGTGCACCGGGGCGAAATCGACGGCCTCATCGGGATGGGCGGCACGGCCGGGACGGCGGTTGCGAGCAGCGCCATGCGGGCGCTGCCCGTCGGATTCCCGAAGCTGATCGTCTCCACCGTCGCGGCCGGCGACACGCGGGGCTACATCGGCACGAAGGATATCGTGATGATGCCGGCCGTGGTCGACGTCGCGGGCGTCAACCGAATCAGCCGGCAAATCTTCAGCCGGGCGGCGGGGGCGATCTGCGGCATGGCCGAGGCCGACGCCGCCGGGGGCAGGGACAAGCGGCTGATCGCGGCCAGCATGTTCGGCAATACGACGTCCTGCGTCGAGCGGGCCCGGTCGCGGCTCGAGGGAGAGGATACCGAGGTGCTCGTCTTCCACTGTACCGGCGTGGGCGGGCAGACGCTCGAAAGCCTGGTTGAAGGCGGCTACATCAGCGGCGTGCTTGACATCACGACGACCGAATGGGCCGACGAAATCGCCGGCGGCGTGTTTGCGGCGGGGCGGGAACGGGGCGACGCGGCGGCACGGCGGGGCATCCCGCAGGTCATCGTGCCCGGGTGCGTGGACATGGTCAACTTCCATGCCCGCGAGACGGTGCCGGAACGCTATGCGGATCGGAACCTGTATGTGTGGAATTCGAATATTACGCTCATGCGCACGACCGCCGAAGAGAATGCGCGGATCGGCGCCATTTTGGCGGAAAAGGCGAATGCGAGCGTGGGGCCAGTCGCGTTCCTGCTGCCGCTCGGCGGCGTATCGCTGCTGGACAGTCCGGGACAGCCGTTCTGGGACCCGGCCGCCGACCGCGCCTGCTTCGATGCCATCAAGCGCCATGTGAAGAGCGGCATTCCGGTCCACGAGATGGACTGCAACATCAACGATCCGGCGTTTGCGGACAGGGCGGCGGAGCTGCTGCTTGCGATGCTGTCCGGCCGGCCGCAGGCTTAG
- a CDS encoding NAD(P)-dependent alcohol dehydrogenase has translation MKAKSLQIPSAGAVIERTVIERRELREHDVLIDIKYSGICHSDIHQGEGDWGDGIFPMVPGHEIVGLVAAVGPGVTTFSAGDRVGVGCFVDSCGECEYCLAGEEQYCKKGVVSTYNAMDYDGNPTYGGYSQNIVVTERFVVRVPDKLNLDVAAPLLCAGITTYSPLRHWHAGPGKKVAVVGMGGLGHLGVQFAHALGAEVTVLSTSLSKQEEAFKLGADHYYATRDPETFTKLAGSFDLILNTVSANLDMDAYLSLLRIDGTIVNVGAPAKPDTYSAFSLIMARRSLAGSLVGGIRETQEMLDFCAEHGIAPLIEVIGADPEEVQHAWKRVKQSDVRYRFVIDTAQLNRD, from the coding sequence ATGAAAGCGAAATCTTTACAGATCCCAAGCGCCGGCGCCGTCATCGAGCGCACCGTCATCGAGCGCCGCGAGCTTCGCGAGCATGATGTCCTGATCGATATCAAATATTCGGGGATTTGCCACTCCGACATTCACCAGGGCGAAGGGGACTGGGGCGACGGCATTTTTCCGATGGTTCCCGGACACGAAATCGTCGGACTCGTCGCCGCGGTCGGCCCCGGCGTCACGACATTTTCCGCCGGCGACCGGGTCGGCGTCGGCTGCTTCGTCGATTCCTGCGGCGAATGCGAGTACTGCCTGGCCGGCGAGGAGCAGTATTGCAAAAAAGGCGTCGTCTCGACCTACAACGCGATGGACTATGACGGGAACCCCACGTACGGCGGATACAGCCAGAACATCGTCGTCACCGAGCGTTTCGTCGTCCGCGTACCGGACAAGCTCAACCTGGACGTCGCCGCGCCGCTGCTGTGCGCCGGCATTACGACCTACTCGCCGCTTAGACATTGGCACGCCGGTCCGGGCAAGAAGGTCGCCGTCGTCGGCATGGGCGGACTCGGGCACCTCGGGGTGCAGTTCGCGCATGCGCTGGGCGCGGAAGTAACCGTGCTCAGCACCTCCTTAAGCAAACAGGAGGAAGCGTTTAAGCTGGGCGCCGACCATTACTATGCCACCCGCGACCCGGAGACATTCACCAAATTGGCCGGCTCGTTCGACCTCATCCTAAATACGGTATCGGCCAACCTTGATATGGACGCTTACCTGTCGCTGCTGCGCATAGACGGAACGATCGTGAACGTGGGCGCCCCTGCCAAACCCGATACCTACAGCGCGTTCTCGCTCATTATGGCCCGGCGCAGCCTCGCCGGATCGCTCGTGGGCGGAATCCGGGAAACGCAGGAGATGCTCGATTTCTGCGCCGAGCACGGAATTGCCCCGTTGATCGAAGTTATCGGGGCCGATCCGGAAGAGGTCCAGCATGCCTGGAAGCGCGTCAAGCAATCGGATGTCCGCTACCGATTCGTAATCGACACCGCGCAGCTGAACCGCGACTGA
- a CDS encoding glycoside hydrolase family 43 protein, with product MSSIMNPILRGFNPDPSILRVGDDYYIATSTFEWFPGVQIHHSRDLRNWRLLTHPLTRTSQLNMVGDPDSGGVWAPCLTYADGMFYLIYTDVKSHLGPFKDAHNYLVTADSIEGPWSDPVYLNSSGFDPSLFHDDDGRKWLLNMVWDHRKGKNHFGGILMQEYSVPERRLTGPVYNLFRGTPLGLTEGPHLYKHNGFYYLMTAEGGTRAGHAVTVARSLSLFGPYEVDPEGPVLTSAGKPELELQRAGHASLVETQGGELYIAHLCGRPLRPSMNCNLGRETALQRMEWMADGWLRLAGGGNSPHAEVQAPDLPEHPFAPEQETDHFDGDTLGIHLNSLREPVGDDWATLKERPGYLRLKGRESLYSTQRQSLIARRQQAFAAEAETAVEFEPETYQQLAGLVYYYNTKNYYYLYISRDEERGKCLGIMSSDRGKYDEPLEAPVSVEGWERVYLKASLDHERLQFHYSPDGKSWTAVGPVLDASKISDEHAESVTAGFRFDQGFTGAFIGVCAQDLSGRRTHADFDYFTYRETDSR from the coding sequence ATGTCCAGCATTATGAATCCGATTTTGCGCGGATTTAATCCCGACCCGTCCATCCTTCGGGTGGGAGACGACTATTATATCGCAACCTCGACGTTCGAGTGGTTTCCCGGCGTGCAGATCCATCATTCGAGGGATCTGCGGAATTGGCGGCTGCTCACCCATCCGTTAACGCGCACGAGCCAGCTGAATATGGTCGGCGATCCCGATTCCGGCGGCGTGTGGGCGCCGTGCTTAACCTATGCGGACGGCATGTTTTACTTGATTTACACCGACGTGAAAAGCCACCTGGGCCCGTTCAAGGACGCGCATAACTATCTGGTCACCGCCGATTCGATCGAAGGCCCGTGGTCCGACCCGGTTTATTTGAACAGCAGCGGCTTCGACCCGTCCCTGTTCCACGACGACGACGGCCGCAAGTGGCTGCTCAATATGGTATGGGATCACCGGAAAGGGAAAAATCATTTCGGCGGCATCCTGATGCAGGAATATTCCGTACCGGAACGGCGGCTGACGGGACCGGTCTATAATCTATTCCGCGGAACGCCGCTCGGGCTGACCGAAGGTCCGCACCTGTATAAGCATAACGGCTTCTATTACCTGATGACCGCCGAGGGGGGCACCCGCGCCGGACACGCCGTCACCGTCGCGCGCTCGCTATCGCTGTTCGGCCCTTACGAGGTCGACCCGGAGGGTCCGGTGCTGACGTCGGCCGGAAAGCCGGAGCTTGAGCTTCAGCGGGCCGGTCACGCCAGTCTGGTCGAAACGCAGGGAGGCGAGCTGTACATCGCCCATCTGTGCGGGCGGCCGCTGCGGCCGTCGATGAACTGCAACCTCGGCCGGGAAACGGCGCTGCAGCGCATGGAGTGGATGGCGGACGGCTGGCTCCGGCTGGCCGGCGGCGGCAACAGCCCGCATGCGGAGGTGCAGGCCCCCGACCTGCCGGAGCATCCGTTTGCGCCGGAGCAGGAAACGGACCATTTCGACGGCGATACGCTTGGCATCCACCTGAATTCCCTGCGGGAGCCGGTCGGCGATGACTGGGCGACGCTCAAGGAGCGCCCGGGCTATCTGCGGCTGAAGGGGAGGGAGTCGCTCTATTCGACGCAGCGGCAGAGCCTGATCGCCCGCAGGCAGCAGGCGTTCGCCGCCGAAGCGGAGACGGCCGTGGAATTTGAGCCGGAGACGTACCAGCAATTGGCCGGGCTCGTTTATTATTACAATACGAAAAATTATTATTACCTGTATATCAGCCGCGACGAAGAACGGGGAAAATGCCTCGGCATCATGTCGAGCGACCGCGGCAAATACGACGAGCCGCTGGAAGCTCCGGTCTCGGTGGAAGGCTGGGAGCGCGTCTATCTGAAGGCGTCGCTGGATCATGAGCGGCTGCAGTTTCATTACTCTCCCGACGGCAAAAGCTGGACGGCCGTCGGTCCGGTGCTCGACGCGAGCAAAATTTCCGACGAGCACGCCGAATCGGTGACGGCCGGCTTCCGCTTCGACCAGGGCTTCACCGGAGCCTTTATCGGGGTTTGCGCGCAGGACCTGAGCGGCCGCAGAACGCACGCGGATTTCGATTATTTTACGTATCGCGAGACGGACTCCCGATAG